The Oncorhynchus keta strain PuntledgeMale-10-30-2019 chromosome 22, Oket_V2, whole genome shotgun sequence genome includes the window ATGGCAAATTTGTACATTCTTGCATTCTATCCATTCTGGCTTTTGGGACAAGAAACCGATAGGTGGGAGAATCATTGTAGGAGTAAAATGTCTATATTCTCCTCACTTACGACCAATTTCCTACTCTGGGACGCTTTGTGGACACGGCCCCAGCTGTACGAAGTCATGGAGATTTTCCTAAACAAGACACTGAAAGAACTAGAAGTAAAATATTGAAATCCATATTATGACTTACCTTATGCCAAAGTGTCTGGCCTTTTGGAAGACTCACGAACAAGAGTGAAGGCCGAATGAGAGCGCTAATAAGCATACACGTAGAGGGTGCAGATGTGTGCAGAGCAGGAGTAGGAGTAGGGATAGTAGGAGTAGGGATAGTAGGAGTAGGGATAGTAGGAGTAGGGATAGCAGGAGCAGTGATAGCAGGAATAGTGATAGCAGGAATAGTAGGAGGAGTGATAGCAGGAGTAGTAGGAGGAGTGATAGTAGTAGGAGTAACAGTagaagtagtgatagtagtaggagtgacagtagtagtagaagtagtgatagtagtaggagtgacagtagtagtagaagtagtaggaCAGGTGGTGATATTAATGGCCTCTGGTATCCAGAACTtcatcatgtctttaataaatgtgACTCTGAAAAATATCAATAAACATGCTTAAAGACTGAATGTCCCTTTTACTCTAGTGCGACAACAGCATATTACAGTAAATTCATTCATTAATGCATGAATAATGACCTGAAATAGAAAACTCCTTTGTATGGTGCTCTCCACTTGGCTTCGATTAATGTCTTGGCTTGGTTGTTTGGTTGGGTAACAGCAGCTGCCTACACACACATTTTACAGTCATAGATAGACTCATCAAAGGTGTCATACAGTTCATTTCAAAGCACCTTAGCTTGATGACACCTTTTTACCAGTATCATTGTCTGATCATGAGACTGATGTTTGACCATGTGAGATGAGGAATAAGGAGGGTAAAAGAAACTGCAATAAGAGGTTAACTAAGCAACAAGAGGGGGATACCACTTCTATTAGAGCAGACTCACTGGATTCCCACTGCACTCAAGAAGGAGGCTGTGAGCGGGAGTGAGCAGAGTGAAGGTGCCAACTGCAGGTCCATCCTGTGATTCCCTAGCCTCCAACAGAAACCCTTTAAACTTCGTGGCAGGATCAGCTTTGAGTGACACTGTAACACATtaatagaaacagactggttcaTTCTTTTCAAACACAAAAATAGTAATCTATTGTAGGAGGTACCaactatactgaacagaaatataaatgcaacgtGTAAAGttttggtctcatgtttcatgaactgaaataaaagatcccagacattttccttATGCAcctaaagcttatttctctcaaagtatgtgcacaaatttgtttatggccctccacctgacagttgtggcat containing:
- the LOC118401424 gene encoding putative ferric-chelate reductase 1 isoform X3, whose protein sequence is MGDMSVSLKADPATKFKGFLLEARESQDGPAVGTFTLLTPAHSLLLECSGNPAAAVTQPNNQAKTLIEAKWRAPYKGVFYFRVTFIKDMMKFWIPEAINITTCPTTSTTTVTPTTITTSTTTVTPTTITTSTVTPTTITPPTTPAITPPTIPAITIPAITAPAIPTPTIPTPTIPTPTIPTPTPALHTSAPSTCMLISALIRPSLLFVSLPKGQTLWHKGFKILLCPLSMVAAIIAFIILLLWEPIQITLVAVVGVAMVLSLGQTIVVFLPFGPSHELRSICDLVLRVISFTTEVFTMVAIFVSLEEIEKCCSIHWRMKEMGGYAAWVALFYLMFIYLCCNQSYQRKRIGDKWIVPKRTIIFEKIFNVILVLGKLGFTVALIIGIYT